One window of the Scyliorhinus torazame isolate Kashiwa2021f chromosome 24, sScyTor2.1, whole genome shotgun sequence genome contains the following:
- the LOC140400150 gene encoding histone H2B 7-like, with the protein MVEDKQAPAPKKGAKKTQKKVPVKGNKKRRRARKESYSIYINKVMKQVHPDTGISSKAMSIMNSFVNDIFERIAGEASRLAHYNKRSTISSREVQTAMRLQLPGELAKHAVSEGTKAVTKYTSSK; encoded by the coding sequence ATGGTTGAAGACAAGCAAGCTCCAGCTCCCAAGAAGGGCGCTAAGAAAACCCAGAAGAAGGTACCAGTAAAGGGCAACAAGAAGAGGAGACGagccaggaaggagagttactccatctacatcaacaaagtgatgaagcaggttcaccccgacaccggcatctcctccaaggccatgagcatcatgaactccttcgtcaacgatattttcgagcgcatcgcgggtgaggcttcccgcctggcccattacaacaagcgcagcaccatcagctcccgggaggtcCAGACCGCCATGCGCCTGCAGCTGCCCGGGGAACtagccaagcacgccgtgtcggaagggacaaaggcggtgaccaagtacaccagctccaagtaa